The segment GACTGTCTTTAAATTGTCTCTACAAGGAGACTGTGTACTAATTAACCCAAAGAAACAATCAAAGATGTACCTTTTTCAAGTTTCAGGGTGATTAgaatatgaaaatgaagagCACAATGGTgcagatgttttaaaatcacagcAGACAGCAATTAGTGACATGGGAGCCAGCTGCTTATCTCTCCAGATAAAGCCTCTTAATAGGGAATTACAGTTGAAGAGCCATTACACAGATGGATCTGCAAATGATTTAAAGAGGGGGGTGCTCTAGTGTTAGCTTTGATTTACAAGCCAACTTCCtgatttggggggggttggggttaCCTCTGGAATAAAGATGTATTTAGATCATGAGTATACCCTAACCCTATAAGCAACTGGATTTTTTTGAAGTGGTGggtttctctattttttttttggctattttattttttctatagaTTAGCTTgagtttttattgttattttattaagcGCTTGGTCTGATTATGGTATCTCATCCTACCTTGGGGCTGGAATCAGTGTATAAATTGGGAGAGAAGCTTAGAGGGAATGGGGAGGCAGAGTGAGACATCTAGTAGTTAAATTAAAAGCATCCTGCAGGGATGAATTTTGCATTTGGGTACTGCTTGCAGAGTAGGGTGCTATTTGTCAGGGGACTGACATAATACACTTCTTTTCATGTGCAAGGACTGCATGCTAGAATAAAACTGTAAGGAGGAGTAAGCATCTGCAAGTGTGGGGATGCACAGGTCTGACAAGGCAGGTGAAAACACAGAGTGCCATCTCCTCTGTTCTCTGGCCAGTGAACTTCAGCTGCTGGTAAATAGGATGTATCCTGCTTGTAGGCCTACCTACAACTGCCTAAGCTTGAGGAATGAAACTTATGAGCTTGTTACTAAAACCATTTCACTAATGATAAGAGGattcatgcttttattttttttttaatctacagcTTTGCATGTACTGGATTATGTTGCTCaaactcctttaaaaaaaacaactgttagcttctgtgtgtgtgtggtggtttttctttttgttaagaAAATAGGGGATTGTTACTCACTGAGCACTTCCTGTAAACTGCATGTCAAGATAAAAGTTTATCCAAGTTTGGTGAGAAGTGATAAAATTACACAGTTAAGTTACACTTCTACTAACAGACAACAGAGCAGGGTCCCGGTCCAGAATGGCTAGTTGCTGAAGAATATATCCCTTAAAAAAAGGGGCAAGCTACAAATCCAGTCAGGCATGAAGCCTGAAGTAATTTTAGGGTATTATAAACcaaaaaagtaaatgaaggtaaatctttcctttcttgaaaaGGCCTACTATTCTTGGTGCTTGTCTCAGTTCTGCTTCCATAGAAACTCTGTTCAAGTCAACTGCCCCTTGTCAAGACCTATAGAGCTGAAGTATATTACATTTTCCCAAGtgaataaaataacaaatttaagTGAAAGGCAGCGAGATACAGGCTTCTGGTATCTTCTGATAGCACCTCAGGAGTTAAGTATGCTGAACTGGGGCTTATTTGTCTCTTAGGGTGGTGCTTACGCAGCGGGGCAAGTTGAAGCTTAAATGTTAGGACCGATGGGATCAGATAGCAACCTAGGAAGacactgttgtggtttaacctggttggcagctaaacaccacacagctgttcacttctccttccttctctgagATGGGGGagggaaatgggaaagtgaagcctgtgggttgagataaagacagtctattaagacaggaaaataataataataatggtaatagtgctactactaataatgtgtacaaaacaagtgatgcacaatgcaattgctcaccacccgctgaccgatgcccagcctatccctgaaCAGCCggcccaccccccaccccagctagccacccctatatattgtttagcatgacgtcagatggtatggaatacctctttggccagtttgggtcacctgtcctgggtctgtcccctcccagctcctgctgcacccctttCCTGCCCGCTGGCGGGACAgggtgagaagctgaaaagtccttggcttggtgtaagcactgctctgcaaccattgaaaaatcagtgtgttatcagcactcttctcatcctaatccaaaacatagtattctaccagctactaggaggaaaattaactctgtcctaactgaaaccaggacatctatccaccccttattccataccatttatgtcatgctcaggttacactctttcccatacattctaattaatcaccattttcatctagggtatatagtagtcatggtagtgatgacatacagtattatataataattaacatgATACAATTCAACTCATGGGCTACTCTCACCAagtattaaatccccttgaggtacacactgGACCTCTCAATTTTTTTGTAttacccaccaagtgcatccaggtccctgagcaaaagcaattccacgaatgggtttgccttttcctgaggcaggagtagcccagactgttttacccagcatatttctcGCGTgaactacaggaactttatccccttctacagtacgtaacaggtttgattgggcaggtccagctcggttggcagatcccctagtgttgactaaccaggtggcctttgccaaatgcgtatcccaatttttgaatgtcccagcgcccatttctttcaatgtagtctttaacagtccattgtatcgttcaactttcctggaggctggtgcatgataggggatgtgatacacccactcaataccatgctctttggcccaagtgtctataaggttgtttgggaaatgagtcccattgtctgactaTTCTTTCACCATAAGACTTGCTTTCCAGGACTCTTATCATCCTcttatcagcactcttctcatcctaatccaaaacatagcaccttaccagctactaggaggaaaattaactctgtcctaactgaaaccaggacagacaCACAATGATTAAAAGAGATTTTGCTGCATTACTTTCAACCAAATTTCCCATGCTTTTAAGTAGACAGTCCCCACTATTCATTCCAGCCAGTGAAACacaagctgctgcagccacatgATCTCTGGTTACCACGCTGCAGAAGAATTATTTTGGGGTGACATGGATGTGTCTGGCAGCAGAGAGCAAATAGGAAACCTTATACTGGAAGAAGTAGCATGAGGAGACCCAGTGGACTGTTATGTGCTTCAGCAGATATGTAATTTTGACATCCTGCTTAGGAAATGAAGTCCCCTAATCCCATAGACTAGTTATTGTTTTGAAGCCCTGTTGAATTTGGAGTGATTATCAGTGTGGTTAAATGCCTCTAGAATTGGCACCTTTGATGACAGGGGCATATCTTTCTCATGAGTTGTACGATGGATGTTGTGGTGGCCTGTGGTGCTGCAGTGATGACAAGGCTATCATTAGGGATATGTTGGAAGTTGCataatcattttttaatgtgCAGGACAAGGAAATGATGCTGGAGGAGCCAACTGATATATCAGCACTCATCTCTGATGTACAACTGGCCTCTCAGTTCTGAGCCCTTATTAACTGCCTTTAAACATAGATCAGAGAGTAATGCTTCTTTTAAACCAGAGATCTCTGTGTGTACAGTGTGCTCGGAGGGACCAAGGTGTTGCCAGCTTGTGATGTTTTCACTCACTGCTGTAAGCCTCTCTTACAAATGAAATTCTTCAGGTCATATAGTTTTGCAGCTTTGCATTTTGGAAATAACGTGAGGGGAAGGAGTTGTTTTGATGGCAGCCACAAGGCTGGGATCTCCGCAGAAGCAACCTAGTCCTGCCTCGGTGCAGGCCAGGAGAGGCCTCTGCTGCCCATTTCTAGGCTTTTTCCAAGTCAGAAATCATGGTACATTGGAGAAAGGATGTTTTCTGCGAGGCACAGCAAGCTATTAAACCTCATCCCGAGGATGTGGAAGTGGGTGGACTGCATTTTCTCTCGTATTTTACCAAGGCAGACATTGGTATCGTGCTTCAGGAGCCGCGTGGCCCTGGGCCGCTGTGCGCTGTGTGGCTCATGCGTGGGAGGCCACTGCGAGGAGGATGAACTGATTCATTCCCCGAGgtcttgtggtggttttacttggttGGGCAGCCAAgttccaccacagccgctctctcacttcccctttttaaaggggaagggggagaaaatacgacacaaagggctcaagggttgagataaggatggggagatcgctcaacaattatcgtgatgggcaaaacagactcagagtagggagatagtaagatttattgcctattactaacaagctagagaagtgagaaacaaaggaaagaaaccaaaagcaccttccttcccatccaccctcttccacatcctccccccgagcggcgcaggggaacggaggaatgggggttatggtcagtctacagcacctcgtctctgccgctccttctcggtcactctgCCCCTGcactgtggggtccctcccacaggatgtagtccttcctgaactgatctggcatgggcttcccacaagcaatagctcttccagaactgctccagatataggtccgtaccacagggtccatccatcaggagcatgctgctccaacctgggtcccccacgggcagcagctcctgccaggtcacctgctcctgcgtggtctcctctccacgggctacaggtctggctcagaatctgctccagcaggggtcctccacaggccgcagcctccatcagtgcaggtccacctgctccaccgtggtctccttcatgggctgcagcgtggaaccctgctccaccgtggtactccatgggctgcagggggacattctgcttcaccatggtcctcaccacaggccgcaggggacttctgctccggtgcctggagcgcttctccccctccttcttcactgaccttggcacctgcaaggctgtttctcacttctctctctctctcccagatGCTCTACTGCAGCAGTAtttcccctgtcttaaatatgctcccacagaggcgcaaacaacatcacttactggcctggccagcagcggggcccttacctaacatgggacagcttctggattcttctcacagaagccacccctatgtccccctgctaccaaaaccttgccacgtaaacccactacaggtCTGTTTATGCTTTTGGCTTTTTtctcaggctgaaaaaaaacGGTATCACTCGCTTGCGACATCTGCAGCTCCACtgtgtgctttcattttctcacttcACAATTCCTGGAAGTCTCTGCTATCCCCAAGCATAGCTGGTCCATATGAATGACAGCTGAGCTATCCACAGGATTTAAGAGTCCCTGATTACTCCTCAGATGATGGGCTAGAACAGCTTCATCATTGCTGCCTATTCCAGAAAGGCCACATGCCCATTTTTATATGCACACTAAGGATATCACATTATCAATTTGATGATAACATGCATGTTTATCAGTCACTAAATAAAGTACTGTGGGCTTCAACTGTATAGCAACTTTCAAATTCCTCCAGAGTTGCCCAAAACTAGGGACGCATTGTTTCCCAGAAAACTAAGTCTGAAGGACCTCAGAGCCCTGTTATGCTGACCCCAAAATCTCTGGCGAACACCCCAAGCAGGGATCTAATGTAAGGCAGCTGATAGAAACTTAATTGTAACAGCATGTTTGCAGGAACATGAGATGCTAAGCAATTACTTTCTATTGTTCTTTCCTTGGTTACGCATTTATTTTAAGTCTCTCATCATTTATTTGGAATTCAGAATAGTGTCATTGCAGTTTGCTAAGAACAGTTTGTTTGTAGTACTAGGTGTACAAATTCAGTTGCACAGTTTGGTCCAGAACTTTAGAAAATATAGCACCTAAATGtcacaggagaaaacaaatgacTAGAAGAGGTCAGTTATGGAAAGTAAAATGTaggtttatttgtttcttttaagacATTTTAGAAAAAGGTACAGATGTAACAAGTATAATTTTTTTATCTGAAGGATACctaccaagaaaaaaagcagactttCTTTTACTCTATAAAAGTTTTCGGTGTAATTCTGCCCTTACAGTTACCCCTGCAGTTTGAAAGGCTTCTGTTGGATTAGAAATCATATTGAAAATATCTCTTACCAACAATGCAAATAGCAGattattaaaattgaaaaataataatgcaaatcTTGAACCTAACAAGCATACCCAACACACTTGATGCTATGCTTCTCGCTTTTAAGCACTGATTTTGTGGGGATGACTTCTAAGCGAAAATTAAAGCAAGTATATTTTTGCAGATTTTGGCTTCATGGGGAAGTGAACTCATGGGTTTTCCTCTTGTTGTAACTTCCTAGATAATTCTGCATTCTTGTTATTTACAATGGGCTTAATTCTGATCATCAAGTTCTGCAAGGGATTATGTTTAAGGAAAAAGAGATTCTCACCAGGAGGCCGAGTTACACCATTTATCCAttgaaaaggaatattttacttgttttttaaattaaaaatcaatagaaGATGTTTCCTCAGCAAATTAGCATTTATAGAAGTATTTCTATTGTTTCTATTTCTAGAAGTATTTCTATTGTTTTTagaatgggaaaacaaaacttgtttACAGTGCATGAATCTAAAAACAAATTTGactgaagtattttataaaGGCTGCTAACCCTTATGAGGACCTCAGCTTAGAGGAGCTGTTATTCACTGTACAATGAAAGAGCTGCAGCCAGTGGTTGTGACTGGACTGATAAACTaacttttttcctatttttttcttctaccttcCAGGTATATGACAGGCCACAAAAGCATTCTGCTCTGCACTATGATCCAGGCCTCCAACAAGACTTCACTGGTGACACCTTAAAATCAAAGCAACATCAGAAAAGTAGCAACCAGCACCATCTTGACTGGTCAGCAAGCTCAGACACATTATCCACTTCTCAAAGTTGCTTCATCAACACAGAACCCAGTCTAGAAGCAGTTATTTCCACCAAGGTCATCACCCCAGAGCCAGGAGTTTCCTTCAGCAAATCCCAAGCAAAGAAGTCCTGTGCCAGTAGCACATGGGGGCAGCTGTCGGCCAGCAGCAAAGAGCTTGCCATATGCAGTGCAGTCCCATCACCCAACAACATTAGTGTGTCTGCCCAGCCAAGCAGCGCTTCTGAGTGCCATGGGCTGTTGCCTCTTGGTAATCAAGAGGGAGGAGTGCAGCTGGAGGCCCCCGATCAGCCTGCTGGGAGTACAAAGAAGAAGTCCAGCAAAAAGGACTTGATAAGTCAAACCATCCAAACTGCAGACATTGAATGGGTGAAGAGTGCTCAGAAAGCATTTGATAGTAAATCCCATGACagcatggaaggaaaaaaggagtcTTACTCGATGGACACTGTGTTGGATGCATCACCCTCGATGCAGAATCCCACTTCTGCTAGCAGTTGTGAAAGTGACACTAGTCATGTACAAATTGCTATCCCAATAAATTCTCTGACAACAGATACATCTGgccacaaaaggaaaaaaaggcaatctACAAAATCTTCCATGGAGAAAACTATCCAGGAGAAAAGCCTGCCTTCTGCACTTGCTATGAGCAGTGAAGTAGCAAACAGGACTAGTTCTCAGTCAGAGGGGAGTAAAAAAGATCTTCGAGCCACAAAGCCAGGGAAAGTGATTGAAAATGAGTCCCCCTTAGTAGCTGTTGACAGCAGTGTGCTTACTGACAAAGCTTCCCTCAACAGTGCCACCAGACTCAGAAAATCTGTAACTGTGACATCCACTCTCCTATCCACCAATCTTCCCACAGCTAGCAAATTATCTGAGGTCCAGCACCCCAAACTTGCAGCTAAGAGGCGATGGACCTGCAGCAAACCTAAATCTATCCTTCAGGAGATTTCCATGACAGTATCTGAGAAGCTGATGGTGGAGCCTCCTTCAGCCTATCCCATCACACCATCCAGCCCTCTGTATACCAATACAGACAGTCTTACTGTGATCACAcctgtcaagaaaaaaagaggacgACCAAAGAAACAGCCTTTGCTCACTGTTGAAACCATTCATGAGGGAACCTCTACCAGCCCAGTGAGTCCAATCAATCGTGAATTTCcaggaacaaagaaaaggaagaggagacgGAATCTGGCCAAGTTAGCCCAGATGATCCCAGGAGAAGACAAGTCCATCGGTGAACTCAAGTTTCACAAAAAGGTTGGGAAGCTTGGGGTCTTGGATAAGAAGACTATCAAGACCATTAACAAGATGAAGACCCTTGAGAGGAAGAATATTCTCAATCAGATCTtgtcctcctgctccagcagcataGCTCTGAAAGCAAAAGTCCAGCCACCATCTAGTGCTGAGCCAACAACCATTGATGCCAGACTAGGGAAGCAGATCAATGTCAGCAAGAGGGGGACTATCTACATTGGTAAAAAACGGGGTAGGAAgccaagagcagagctgcagcctcaACCAGAAGAACCTAAGACAGCCATCAAGCACTCAAGGCCTGTTTCTAGCCAGCCAGAAAACCCAGCAGTGCCTTCCAACTTGCAATCACTTGTGGCATTGTCACCAGCAACTATTCATCAGCTTTCGACACAGTTAGTGGGGGCTAATGGCAACCTTAGCCCTGCAAGTACTGAAACAAATTTTTCAGAGTTAAAAACTATGCCAAATCTTCAACCTATCAGTGCTCTTCCTACAAAAACCCAGAAAGGAATGCTCAGTGGAACTTGGAAGCTGTCTCCACCCAGGTTAATGGCTAATTCACCTTCCCACCTCTGTGAAATAGGTTCTCTGAAAGAAGTCACGCTATCGCCAGTGAGTGAGTCTCACAGCGAGGAAACCATACCAAGCGACAGTGGAATAGGTACAGACAACAACAGCACTTCTGACCAAGCTGAGAAAAGTTCAGAATCTCGCCGGAGATACTCCTTTGATTTCTGCAGCCTGGACAATCCAGAGGCTATCCCATCCGACACCAGCACAAAGAACAGGCATGGTCACCGGCAGAAGCATCTAATTACGGATAACTTTCTCTCTCATGAGAGCATTAAAAAGCCAAAGcacaagaggaaaaggaaaagcctgCAGAATAGAGATGACCTCCAGTTTCTGGCAGACCTTGAGGAACTCATCAATAAGTTTCAAGTGTTCAGGATTTCCCATCGAAGTTACACATTTTATCATGAAAATCCATATCCCAGCATCTTCAGGATTAATTTTGATCACTACTGTCCTGTGCCATATATCCAGTATGACCCATTGCTCTATCTTCACAGGACCTCTGACATGAAATCTAAGAAGCGTGGTAGACCTGCCAAAACCAATGACACCATGACAAAGGTGCCTTTTTTACAAGGGTTTGGTTACCCTATTCCCAGTGGGAGTTACTATGCACCCTATGGAATGCCTTACACATCAATGCCTATGATGAATCTTGGTTACTATGGTCAGTATCCAGCTCCTTTGTACCTGTCTCACACACTCGGAGCAGCTTCCCCATTTATGAGACCTACTGTGCCCCCACCCCAATTCCATGTGAGCTCTCATATGATGTCCACCACTGCcaagcataaaacaaaacatgcagtGCACCTACAAACATCTGTGGGAATGGGCCTTGGAGACATGCAGTCCTCTTTGGTCCCTCCAAAGGTTGGAGGAACAAGCTTTTCAAGTGTCCGACTTcacaaaaggaaacacaaacatAGGCACAAGCATAAGGCTGAGTGGATATTGGGGATGCATGAAGATCTGAACGATATCTTTGATAGCAAGTCCACTGGCTTCTCCAGCCATGCGATCAATGAAAGGCTAAGTGGCTCAGATAAAGATCTGTCCTTGCTCAATGAGAAAAGCAAGCGTAAGGAGAAGCAGAATCACCAGCATTGTGAAACTGGGCACAAAGGCTCAAAGAGTAATTTCGAAGTGGATACACTGTCTACGTTATCATTTTCTGATGACCAGCAGTGGACacagagtaaagaaaaaagtgactCGAGCAATGATCCCATTGACTCTTGCACAAAAAGATACTCTAGTAATACTGAGAGTAATGTAAGATCAGAGTCTCTGGACATGTTTGGTGAAATGAATTCCTCAAGTGAGAAACGGGACAATTATGCAAGTGGGAATAAAAGAAGAAGCTTTGAAGGGTTTGGAACTTACAGGGAAAAAGACATTCAGCCCTTCAGGACAAATAGGAAGGACAGAAGCACTTATGATTCTTTGTCCTCTTCAGGTAAGCtccattttattctattttaccttactgcattttaattttaatgctgAACAGAGGGACTTGCTGTTTCCAACAACTATGTTTGAGTCACTAACTTATTTTTGCAGTCACATCCCATTTTGGTCATGTGTTAAGCTGAAACCTTTTAGAAGTATTTGAGTTGTTACCCagaattttcataaatatttcacttgCCTTTGCATATTTATCCTTATTTGGACCAAAAATCCTCCAAAAATCTGGCCATTGTGTTCTGCAACAGTAGCAATTGCAATGCCTGTTGGAAAAGTAGGCATCCTTCCTACTGGGATCTGATGTCTTGGGGTGATTATCATTGCCCAGCCTTTGGGAGTACAGCCACGGTACTGAGCAGTCTTCACTCTGGCCCACAAAGTGTACAAAAGTGTGGGAGGGATTGGTGTCATGAAAACAATAAACCCTAGCCAATTGTGACTCTGAAGAGTTTGAGGACACATGACTTGGAAATGCAAGCTGGGTATataggaagggaagggagg is part of the Anas acuta chromosome W, bAnaAcu1.1, whole genome shotgun sequence genome and harbors:
- the LOC137846955 gene encoding SET-binding protein-like isoform X3, with protein sequence MEPRETLGSSQQRGGEVDFLLATVASAKPPPASGCTGEMMLPMAGSGKGILVSRKRMEPEEEDELGYGRDVDSTSNADSEKWVPGDGLEEQEFSIKEANFTEGSLKLKIQTTKRAKKPPKNLENYICPPEIKITIKQSGEQKLSRAGKNSKAAKEEDRACSKKKVYDRPQKHSALHYDPGLQQDFTGDTLKSKQHQKSSNQHHLDWSASSDTLSTSQSCFINTEPSLEAVISTKVITPEPGVSFSKSQAKKSCASSTWGQLSASSKELAICSAVPSPNNISVSAQPSSASECHGLLPLGNQEGGVQLEAPDQPAGSTKKKSSKKDLISQTIQTADIEWVKSAQKAFDSKSHDSMEGKKESYSMDTVLDASPSMQNPTSASSCESDTSHVQIAIPINSLTTDTSGHKRKKRQSTKSSMEKTIQEKSLPSALAMSSEVANRTSSQSEGSKKDLRATKPGKVIENESPLVAVDSSVLTDKASLNSATRLRKSVTVTSTLLSTNLPTASKLSEVQHPKLAAKRRWTCSKPKSILQEISMTVSEKLMVEPPSAYPITPSSPLYTNTDSLTVITPVKKKRGRPKKQPLLTVETIHEGTSTSPVSPINREFPGTKKRKRRRNLAKLAQMIPGEDKSIGELKFHKKVGKLGVLDKKTIKTINKMKTLERKNILNQILSSCSSSIALKAKVQPPSSAEPTTIDARLGKQINVSKRGTIYIGKKRGRKPRAELQPQPEEPKTAIKHSRPVSSQPENPAVPSNLQSLVALSPATIHQLSTQLVGANGNLSPASTETNFSELKTMPNLQPISALPTKTQKGMLSGTWKLSPPRLMANSPSHLCEIGSLKEVTLSPVSESHSEETIPSDSGIGTDNNSTSDQAEKSSESRRRYSFDFCSLDNPEAIPSDTSTKNRHGHRQKHLITDNFLSHESIKKPKHKRKRKSLQNRDDLQFLADLEELINKFQVFRISHRSYTFYHENPYPSIFRINFDHYCPVPYIQYDPLLYLHRTSDMKSKKRGRPAKTNDTMTKVPFLQGFGYPIPSGSYYAPYGMPYTSMPMMNLGYYGQYPAPLYLSHTLGAASPFMRPTVPPPQFHVSSHMMSTTAKHKTKHAVHLQTSVGMGLGDMQSSLVPPKVGGTSFSSVRLHKRKHKHRHKHKAEWILGMHEDLNDIFDSKSTGFSSHAINERLSGSDKDLSLLNEKSKRKEKQNHQHCETGHKGSKSNFEVDTLSTLSFSDDQQWTQSKEKSDSSNDPIDSCTKRYSSNTESNVRSESLDMFGEMNSSSEKRDNYASGNKRRSFEGFGTYREKDIQPFRTNRKDRSTYDSLSSSGTVGPHLKADQTLLHSKMESSACNMMTRRKPAAVDSVAMPTPVLSLLPSTEVASEAASPPLKKRFKRHEIEAIQCEVRKMCNYTKILSTKKNMDHVNKILKAKRLQRQSKTGNNFIKKRRGRPRKQPLSFDKDSRDQMPILEKCIDLPSKRGQRPALNPLILEQAATQDTIMATIEAVIHMAQETPLPPHPLPSPLPPPRTPRFGKRKSKSPQEEEENVKVKRHRKGRGSESEGLP